In one Candidatus Nitronereus thalassa genomic region, the following are encoded:
- the lpxK gene encoding tetraacyldisaccharide 4'-kinase, translating into MLANLLTYPYQLVVRSRLWLYQQGLKKSKRLPRPVVSVGNLTVGGTGKTPMTMWVSRYLAATGKRVAILSRGYRRQSGKPFLLVSNGNDILTGPKEAGDEPFLMATRCPGIVVAVGANRYELGRWVLEQHDVDCFVLDDGFQHLNLERDLNLLLVDVSDVSSLKSLLPLGKLREPISGARRASEIIFTRAERQEDTESVRQLLESALGESIVPITSRFHGTGILCGGSDVVHDPFWLQGKRVCLFSGIANAGSFRHLVERLEAQVVEELIYPDHMAYTLETLEEIQQRALQAQSQVLLTTEKDIVKVIPIWPYADPVWVMSLGLQFLDGQDRLEHQLCSL; encoded by the coding sequence GTGTTGGCCAATCTCTTGACCTACCCGTATCAGTTGGTGGTGCGTTCACGTCTTTGGTTGTATCAACAAGGCCTGAAAAAGTCCAAGCGGTTGCCACGTCCCGTCGTGAGTGTCGGAAACCTTACGGTAGGCGGAACCGGCAAGACTCCCATGACCATGTGGGTCTCCCGATATTTGGCGGCCACTGGTAAACGGGTAGCAATCCTAAGCCGGGGGTATCGGCGCCAGTCTGGAAAACCATTCTTATTGGTTTCTAACGGGAACGATATCCTCACCGGACCGAAAGAAGCGGGAGATGAGCCATTTCTCATGGCGACCCGTTGTCCGGGAATTGTTGTGGCAGTCGGTGCCAATCGTTATGAATTGGGTCGTTGGGTGCTGGAGCAACATGACGTGGATTGTTTTGTGTTGGATGATGGGTTTCAACATTTGAATCTTGAGCGAGATTTGAACCTTTTGCTTGTCGATGTTTCGGATGTATCTAGTCTAAAGTCCTTGCTTCCGCTGGGGAAATTGCGGGAGCCAATATCTGGTGCTCGTCGGGCCTCAGAAATAATTTTTACGCGTGCGGAGAGACAGGAAGATACGGAGTCGGTCCGACAATTATTGGAGTCTGCCCTTGGTGAATCTATTGTTCCCATTACCTCCCGGTTTCATGGGACGGGGATTCTCTGTGGGGGGAGCGATGTGGTTCACGACCCATTTTGGTTACAGGGAAAACGGGTCTGTTTATTTAGTGGTATTGCGAATGCCGGCTCCTTTCGACATTTGGTAGAACGGCTGGAAGCGCAAGTCGTGGAGGAACTAATTTACCCGGACCACATGGCATATACACTCGAAACTCTTGAGGAAATTCAACAGCGGGCATTGCAAGCTCAATCCCAAGTTCTTTTAACGACGGAAAAAGACATCGTGAAAGTCATACCCATATGGCCTTATGCTGATCCGGTGTGGGTTATGTCGCTTGGTCTTCAATTCTTGGATGGACAGGATAGGCTGGAACACCAATTATGTAGCCTATAG
- the waaF gene encoding lipopolysaccharide heptosyltransferase II yields MLEKLNPDRVRRILVRGPNWVGDAVMCTPALQGIRQTFPSADICLLARPAVAQLLQNHPSVNDTIVYEHQAQHAGLMGRLRLAMNLQTMHFDLAILFPNALDAAILTFLARIPNRYGYATDGRSWLLTDAIPLPQGAKTLHQVHYYEELIRPLCSEYSPQPPLLQVSSDDERQAAELLFEHSVRMNCSILGLNPGSMYGEAKRWLPKRFAQAADQIVEGWVTQEHSESRAQCIIVGAPGEETLGHEIASFMRTTPVVLTGKTSLGALKAVIKQCRVFLTNDTGPMHIANALGVPVVAVFGPTDHKTTAPFVPGYVIVRTPVECSPCLLRECPIDHPCMTGVTVDQVVTATEQVLKTPPVSSLHR; encoded by the coding sequence ATGCTTGAGAAGTTAAATCCAGATAGGGTCCGGCGGATTCTTGTGCGAGGGCCGAATTGGGTCGGTGATGCGGTGATGTGTACACCGGCCTTACAGGGCATTCGCCAAACGTTTCCGTCTGCGGATATCTGTCTTTTGGCGCGTCCAGCAGTGGCACAGCTCCTGCAGAATCATCCCAGTGTAAATGATACGATAGTGTATGAACATCAGGCGCAACATGCGGGGTTGATGGGGAGGTTAAGGCTTGCCATGAACTTGCAAACGATGCACTTTGATCTCGCGATACTGTTTCCCAATGCGCTTGATGCGGCGATCCTGACTTTTTTGGCTCGTATTCCTAACCGGTATGGTTATGCGACGGATGGAAGGTCCTGGTTGTTGACGGATGCAATTCCCCTTCCCCAAGGGGCGAAAACCCTACACCAAGTTCACTATTATGAAGAACTGATCCGTCCTTTGTGTTCGGAGTATTCGCCTCAACCCCCTTTGTTGCAGGTATCTTCCGATGATGAACGGCAAGCCGCCGAATTACTTTTCGAACATTCGGTACGGATGAATTGTTCGATTCTTGGCCTCAATCCTGGATCCATGTATGGTGAGGCCAAGCGGTGGTTGCCCAAACGTTTTGCCCAAGCTGCCGATCAAATCGTTGAGGGGTGGGTGACCCAGGAACATTCAGAGAGTCGGGCCCAATGCATCATCGTGGGTGCGCCAGGAGAAGAAACATTGGGTCATGAAATCGCATCGTTCATGCGTACGACTCCAGTCGTCCTCACTGGGAAAACCTCTTTGGGTGCATTAAAAGCCGTAATCAAGCAGTGCCGGGTTTTTCTCACCAATGATACAGGTCCCATGCATATTGCCAATGCCTTGGGTGTTCCGGTTGTCGCGGTGTTTGGACCAACCGATCATAAGACGACGGCTCCGTTTGTTCCAGGATATGTCATCGTCAGAACTCCTGTGGAATGCTCTCCATGCTTATTGCGAGAATGTCCTATTGATCATCCCTGCATGACGGGTGTGACCGTTGACCAAGTGGTTACTGCCACGGAGCAGGTTCTGAAGACTCCTCCAGTTTCTTCCCTCCATAGGTAA
- a CDS encoding LpxI family protein encodes MTLKSQPLQGTTSLVTPPSPGESIGLIAGNGRFPIIFAENAKKLGYTVSAVAHVGETAPELEQTVDRIHWIRIGQFNKLIRALKDDGIHQAVMLGGIKKTHMFSDVRPDLRAIALFSRLKVWKDDGILRAIAQEIESEGIKIRESTFGLSDILVPVGELSKRRPTKKELEDIRFGWEMAKEIGLLDVGQCVVVKDRVIVAVEAVEGTDEAIRRGGQLARKGAIVVKRSKPQQDFRFDLPAVGPKTIEVMQEVKATVLAVEAGKTIFLDREDMLALANRTGIAIVGMTNS; translated from the coding sequence TTGACCTTAAAGTCCCAGCCTTTACAGGGGACAACGTCCCTTGTGACACCGCCTTCTCCAGGTGAATCCATCGGGTTAATCGCGGGGAATGGTCGATTTCCTATTATTTTCGCGGAAAATGCCAAAAAACTTGGTTACACGGTATCGGCGGTTGCCCATGTCGGGGAGACCGCGCCCGAGTTAGAACAGACCGTTGACCGGATTCATTGGATTCGCATAGGCCAATTCAATAAACTCATTCGTGCGCTCAAAGATGATGGGATCCACCAGGCCGTCATGCTGGGCGGAATCAAGAAAACGCATATGTTCTCAGACGTGCGTCCCGACCTACGCGCGATTGCATTGTTCTCGCGCTTGAAGGTATGGAAGGACGACGGGATTTTGCGCGCGATTGCCCAAGAAATTGAGAGTGAGGGCATCAAAATTCGAGAATCCACGTTTGGGCTCAGTGATATTTTAGTCCCGGTGGGAGAGTTGTCCAAACGGCGACCAACAAAAAAGGAGTTGGAAGATATTCGCTTTGGTTGGGAGATGGCAAAAGAAATCGGATTGCTGGATGTCGGGCAATGCGTGGTAGTGAAGGATCGTGTCATTGTCGCAGTTGAAGCGGTGGAAGGTACGGATGAAGCCATTCGTCGTGGGGGGCAATTGGCGCGCAAGGGAGCCATAGTGGTGAAACGATCCAAGCCGCAGCAGGATTTTCGGTTCGATTTGCCAGCTGTTGGGCCAAAGACCATTGAAGTGATGCAGGAGGTCAAAGCCACCGTTTTGGCCGTTGAAGCAGGAAAAACTATTTTTCTTGATCGAGAAGACATGCTGGCGCTGGCCAACCGCACAGGAATAGCCATTGTGGGGATGACTAATTCGTGA
- the lpxA gene encoding acyl-ACP--UDP-N-acetylglucosamine O-acyltransferase — MSIHSTAIVHPKAELDKDVTIGPYCMVGEHVKIGRGTELMSHVCIEGWTEIGHRCKFFPFVSIGTPPQHLQYHDEPTKVVIGDENILREYVTVNRGTAFGGGVTTLGKHNFLMAYVHIAHDCHVGDSVVMANAATLAGHIHIGSYAVIGGLVGVHQYVRIGDYAMIGGCSAVARDVPPYMRAAGNRSKLYGLNAIGLRRGGFSAARIRVLKQAYQVLFRKGQRLAEATKLARHQFQDSQDVLMMLTFLEASTRGVCRPARKGQDDQEEF, encoded by the coding sequence ATGTCAATCCATTCTACCGCAATTGTGCACCCCAAAGCGGAGCTTGATAAAGATGTCACAATTGGCCCGTATTGTATGGTGGGGGAGCATGTGAAAATCGGACGGGGTACAGAATTAATGTCCCATGTCTGCATTGAGGGGTGGACCGAAATCGGTCACCGATGCAAGTTTTTCCCGTTCGTTTCCATCGGCACTCCTCCGCAACACCTACAATATCATGATGAACCCACGAAGGTCGTCATTGGGGATGAAAATATTCTCCGGGAATATGTCACTGTAAACCGTGGGACGGCATTTGGCGGGGGTGTGACCACTTTGGGAAAGCATAATTTTTTGATGGCCTATGTGCATATTGCGCATGATTGTCATGTCGGAGATTCCGTTGTTATGGCCAATGCCGCGACCTTGGCTGGACATATTCATATTGGGAGCTATGCGGTGATTGGTGGATTGGTGGGGGTTCACCAATATGTGCGTATTGGGGATTATGCGATGATTGGTGGATGTTCCGCTGTCGCCCGAGATGTGCCGCCTTATATGCGTGCCGCCGGAAACCGTTCTAAGCTCTATGGACTCAACGCCATCGGCCTTCGGCGCGGAGGCTTTTCTGCTGCGCGGATTCGTGTTCTGAAACAAGCATATCAGGTCCTTTTTCGCAAAGGCCAACGATTGGCTGAAGCGACAAAGCTAGCCAGGCATCAATTTCAAGATAGTCAGGATGTCTTGATGATGTTGACCTTTTTGGAAGCGTCCACGCGGGGAGTCTGCCGGCCCGCTCGAAAAGGTCAGGATGATCAAGAGGAGTTCTAA
- a CDS encoding Gfo/Idh/MocA family oxidoreductase — translation MDKLRVGVIGVGHLGQHHARLYSQFSDVQLMGITDLDPDRASVIGQQHGVAVIPDMEALLKLVDAVSVAVPTSYHRAVVMRCLEAGVHVLVEKPLASLVEDAQAMVHFANQQGLTLQVGHVERFNPIMDVIRGIVRAPGFIECHRLAPYQLRGTDVDVVLDLMIHDLDLILSLKLGDAKKVEAVGVAVLSSRVDFANARVEFSDGCIVSFTASRMSTGRLRKMRLFQSDLYLSVDYQSRQGIVYRRVQAASQESTVVEESIRGNEEEPLKRELLAFVQSIQTGISSGVSGEEGLAAMELAQKIIASIHKTSAPDRLIQGAGVSF, via the coding sequence ATGGATAAACTCAGAGTCGGTGTTATTGGGGTGGGCCATTTGGGGCAGCATCATGCCAGGCTCTATTCCCAATTCTCCGATGTCCAGCTAATGGGCATTACCGATCTGGATCCAGATCGGGCGAGTGTCATTGGTCAGCAACATGGCGTGGCTGTTATTCCAGATATGGAGGCGTTATTAAAGCTGGTGGATGCGGTGAGCGTGGCTGTGCCAACCTCTTATCATCGAGCGGTGGTCATGAGGTGCTTAGAAGCTGGTGTGCATGTTCTAGTAGAAAAGCCTCTGGCGTCATTAGTCGAAGATGCCCAGGCGATGGTCCACTTTGCCAACCAACAAGGACTCACCCTACAAGTGGGGCATGTCGAACGATTCAATCCAATTATGGATGTAATTCGTGGAATCGTTCGCGCACCAGGGTTTATCGAATGCCATCGACTTGCACCGTACCAACTTCGCGGAACCGATGTGGATGTCGTGTTAGATCTCATGATTCATGATTTGGATCTGATTTTGTCCCTTAAACTGGGAGACGCGAAAAAGGTGGAAGCCGTTGGGGTGGCCGTGCTGTCTTCTCGAGTGGATTTTGCGAATGCCCGAGTGGAATTTTCCGATGGATGCATCGTGAGTTTTACGGCCAGTCGGATGTCGACCGGCCGATTGCGGAAAATGCGCTTATTCCAATCGGATCTGTATTTGTCTGTGGATTACCAAAGTCGGCAGGGCATTGTCTATCGACGTGTTCAGGCTGCGTCACAGGAGTCAACTGTAGTCGAAGAGTCTATTCGTGGTAATGAAGAAGAGCCGCTCAAGCGGGAATTGCTGGCCTTTGTCCAATCTATCCAAACGGGAATATCCTCTGGAGTCTCTGGAGAAGAGGGTCTGGCCGCTATGGAATTGGCCCAAAAAATTATTGCCTCGATCCATAAAACCAGTGCCCCGGATCGGTTGATCCAAGGGGCCGGGGTATCCTTCTGA
- a CDS encoding 3-deoxy-D-manno-octulosonic acid transferase translates to MWYLLYNMVLVVAAPVIVLILLLKKRCRRGLSQRLGLSHPQGIGSDQTVLWVHAVSMGEVLAAVPLVTGIHQAFPNLTILVSTITDTGREAVEQRLAGIARHCYLPLDWPWTVRRFIQHVRPKAFLVIETELWPNVLRELQAQGVSSALVNGRLSTRSFQRYLWVQSFMKTVFSSFKVCLVQSERDAERMTALGASPERVHRTGNMKFDVELVGLKSRSVQVNPHMMELQDDEVLLVAGSTHAKEEEILLDCYQNILKVYPNLVLLMAPRHIERSKQLEETVRSFGLKVTRRSQIRQGRAPVGASGSRVIVLDTRGELAQVYALARVAFVGGTFVPVGGHNLLEPASWGKPVLFGPHTDHCQEIADLLVESGGGRQVGDASEMASLVLTILNDSSLAGRMGKAAQKVVLENQGVVKRNMEFLAPMLAS, encoded by the coding sequence ATGTGGTACCTCCTTTATAATATGGTTTTGGTGGTGGCTGCGCCGGTCATTGTTCTCATTTTATTGCTCAAGAAACGGTGCCGTCGAGGGTTATCCCAGCGCCTAGGCCTCTCCCACCCTCAGGGAATAGGTTCGGACCAAACGGTGTTGTGGGTTCATGCAGTATCGATGGGCGAAGTTCTCGCTGCCGTTCCATTGGTTACGGGAATTCACCAAGCCTTTCCGAACCTGACGATCCTGGTTTCCACAATTACCGACACGGGACGTGAAGCGGTAGAGCAACGCTTGGCTGGCATAGCGCGTCATTGTTATTTGCCTTTGGATTGGCCCTGGACCGTCCGCCGGTTTATCCAACACGTTCGTCCCAAGGCATTCCTGGTCATTGAAACCGAATTATGGCCCAATGTGCTCAGGGAGCTTCAGGCACAGGGGGTCTCGAGCGCGTTGGTGAATGGGCGTTTGTCCACGCGATCTTTTCAACGGTATCTGTGGGTGCAGTCCTTCATGAAAACCGTTTTCTCTTCATTCAAAGTTTGTTTGGTGCAATCTGAGCGGGATGCCGAGCGAATGACTGCCCTGGGAGCCTCTCCCGAACGAGTGCATCGAACAGGCAATATGAAGTTCGATGTGGAGCTCGTGGGATTGAAATCCCGCTCTGTCCAAGTGAATCCGCACATGATGGAGTTACAAGATGATGAGGTGTTGCTTGTGGCCGGCAGCACTCATGCCAAGGAAGAGGAGATCTTGCTGGACTGTTATCAAAATATCCTCAAAGTTTACCCCAATCTGGTCTTGTTAATGGCCCCTCGTCACATCGAACGGAGCAAGCAACTTGAAGAAACTGTGCGATCGTTTGGTTTAAAAGTCACGAGAAGAAGCCAAATACGCCAGGGTCGTGCTCCGGTTGGAGCTTCGGGTTCTCGAGTGATTGTACTTGATACCCGGGGCGAGTTGGCGCAGGTGTATGCGTTGGCTCGGGTGGCATTTGTCGGTGGAACCTTTGTGCCAGTGGGAGGGCATAATCTTTTGGAACCGGCCTCGTGGGGAAAACCGGTCTTGTTTGGTCCCCATACCGATCATTGTCAGGAAATTGCTGATCTTCTCGTTGAGAGTGGCGGGGGACGTCAGGTTGGCGATGCGAGCGAAATGGCCTCGTTGGTTCTGACGATTCTCAACGATTCATCTTTGGCTGGTCGAATGGGCAAGGCTGCGCAAAAAGTCGTTCTTGAAAATCAGGGTGTAGTGAAACGGAATATGGAGTTCCTAGCCCCAATGTTGGCATCTTGA
- the msbA gene encoding lipid A export permease/ATP-binding protein MsbA: MSSLDVFLRILKYLRGYYGRLFAALVCATGVAGTTAAYAWLMQPVMDDLFIAKDQALLVVLPIVIMGVAACKGLFSYGQAYLMSYVGHQLVAGVRHQLFGQFLRLPMPFHQANTSGRLLARVVNDVNEMGNAIPSVVKDLFQQGLTFVAMLGVAFYQNWKLAILVLLVFPFSGVAIIRIGKRIRKFSTKGQESMGDMASSVSEALKGIRIVKAYGAEKLEGERFSKSNHAFMRANIKSAQVSALASPLLEIIGVAGIAVIIWYGGSLVIENQMKPGEFFSFLLALGMAYAPVRKLAGANGAIQRALAAGYRIFDMLDRRNEYEQDRGHIVLPKVAHSLEFQNVTFCYEGSERPALSNIDLAIRAGEIIAFVGRSGSGKSTLISLVSRFYHPTDGIILIDGQDIQEVTLESLRSHIAIVSQDTVLFDETILANIQYGRVDASETEVIEAAKAAHAWEFIEQLPDGLNTLIGENGVKLSGGQRQRLAIARAILRDPPLLILDEATSSLDTESERMVQAALTVLLKNRTTLVIAHRLSTVQHANRIVVLNEGRILEIGSHTELIGRNGVYKRLYQTQFHDVPMESLLS, from the coding sequence ATGTCAAGCCTAGACGTCTTTTTGAGAATTCTGAAATACCTTCGAGGGTATTATGGTCGACTGTTTGCCGCCTTGGTGTGCGCTACGGGGGTCGCCGGAACCACGGCGGCCTATGCCTGGTTGATGCAACCGGTCATGGATGATTTGTTCATTGCGAAAGATCAGGCGCTCTTGGTGGTTTTGCCCATCGTGATTATGGGCGTAGCCGCATGTAAGGGGCTTTTTAGTTACGGACAGGCCTACCTCATGAGTTATGTGGGGCATCAGTTGGTGGCGGGTGTTCGCCATCAATTGTTTGGTCAATTTCTGCGTTTGCCCATGCCGTTTCATCAGGCCAATACCTCCGGGCGTCTCCTCGCCCGGGTGGTCAATGATGTGAATGAAATGGGGAATGCGATCCCTAGTGTTGTGAAAGATCTTTTTCAGCAAGGGCTCACGTTTGTGGCCATGCTAGGGGTGGCTTTTTATCAGAATTGGAAGTTGGCCATTTTGGTTTTGCTCGTGTTTCCATTCTCCGGCGTTGCCATCATTCGAATCGGGAAACGAATTCGGAAATTCTCTACTAAAGGCCAAGAGTCCATGGGCGATATGGCTTCCTCGGTGAGTGAGGCGCTGAAAGGGATTCGGATCGTTAAAGCTTATGGAGCCGAGAAGCTTGAGGGCGAACGGTTTAGCAAAAGCAATCATGCCTTTATGCGCGCGAATATAAAATCGGCACAAGTTTCGGCTTTAGCGTCTCCCTTGTTGGAAATTATTGGCGTGGCTGGGATTGCTGTCATTATTTGGTATGGCGGCTCTTTAGTCATTGAGAACCAGATGAAGCCAGGAGAGTTTTTTTCCTTCTTGCTGGCCTTGGGTATGGCTTATGCCCCGGTGCGGAAATTAGCCGGGGCCAATGGGGCCATTCAGCGTGCCCTCGCAGCGGGGTATCGTATCTTCGATATGCTTGACCGGCGGAATGAGTATGAACAAGATCGTGGCCATATTGTGTTGCCAAAAGTGGCCCATTCCCTTGAATTTCAAAACGTGACTTTTTGTTATGAAGGCAGCGAGAGGCCTGCACTTTCGAATATAGATCTGGCTATTCGAGCGGGGGAGATTATCGCTTTTGTCGGGCGGAGTGGTAGTGGGAAATCCACATTAATCAGTTTAGTGTCACGGTTCTACCATCCAACCGATGGGATTATTTTGATCGATGGGCAGGATATTCAGGAGGTGACGCTGGAATCTTTGCGATCTCACATCGCGATTGTTTCACAAGATACGGTGTTGTTTGATGAAACGATTTTGGCGAATATTCAATATGGTCGCGTTGACGCCAGTGAAACTGAAGTTATTGAGGCTGCCAAGGCGGCGCATGCCTGGGAATTCATTGAGCAATTGCCCGATGGTCTGAATACGCTGATTGGAGAAAATGGGGTGAAATTATCAGGAGGCCAACGGCAACGCTTGGCCATTGCACGCGCTATTTTGCGAGATCCGCCATTGCTTATCCTTGATGAGGCCACCTCTTCGCTGGATACCGAGTCGGAGCGCATGGTGCAGGCGGCATTGACGGTCTTATTGAAGAATAGGACCACTCTGGTTATAGCGCATCGTCTGTCTACTGTTCAGCATGCCAATCGAATCGTAGTCTTGAATGAGGGACGTATTTTAGAAATTGGGTCGCATACGGAGCTCATTGGTCGCAATGGGGTGTATAAGCGCCTCTACCAAACACAATTCCACGATGTACCGATGGAATCACTTCTCAGCTAA
- a CDS encoding lysophospholipid acyltransferase family protein, which yields MDVNPWITKTVIPRVGYWLIRGLGKTMRWSVKGSEFVDQLYGEGKRVIIAFWHGQQLMMPLAYRGNVAQILISQHRDGELICGIMKQFGFGAVRGSTTRGGSVALRQLIRLGKSGADLVVTPDGPKGPRHVVQKGVIQLAQATGLPIVPLTFACSKKKSFRVGINSCCLFLFPEGVLFGERLSG from the coding sequence ATGGACGTCAATCCTTGGATAACGAAGACCGTCATTCCCCGAGTGGGATATTGGCTGATCCGTGGGTTGGGAAAAACCATGCGGTGGTCCGTCAAGGGATCGGAGTTCGTGGATCAACTCTATGGCGAGGGCAAGCGAGTGATTATTGCCTTTTGGCATGGCCAACAATTGATGATGCCCTTGGCCTATCGTGGAAATGTTGCACAGATTCTCATTAGCCAGCATCGAGATGGGGAATTGATTTGTGGAATTATGAAGCAATTTGGATTCGGGGCGGTTCGAGGATCGACGACCCGTGGTGGAAGTGTTGCGTTGCGCCAGTTGATTCGACTTGGCAAGTCAGGAGCTGATTTGGTGGTGACCCCCGATGGCCCGAAAGGCCCTAGGCACGTTGTCCAAAAAGGGGTGATTCAACTTGCCCAAGCTACGGGTCTTCCCATTGTTCCTTTAACCTTTGCCTGCTCAAAAAAAAAGTCTTTTCGAGTTGGGATCAATTCGTGTTGCCTTTTCCTTTTTCCAGAGGGTGTTTTATTTGGGGAACGCCTCTCTGGGTAG
- the lpxB gene encoding lipid-A-disaccharide synthase, with translation MSAPTLLIVTGEASGDLHGANLAKALKARDPNIRLLGVGGQHMRAAGVELLQGLKRLDAVGVPGPVTIGKGIFNLFTMKRFFKELNLNGVVFVDNPSMNLRLARMAAKLGHRVIYYIAPQIWAWGRHRIHLIKRVVRRMIVILPFEEAIYRDAGVPCDFVGHPLLDTLALPYDRRYARKQLGLPEGGLIIGVLPGSRLSEVQPLLPEMIQAVKKMRTFDPDVRCVVGQAQSISSDCLEALIDREKLPVTVVANQTNEVMAAADLLLVASGTATLQAALVGTPMIITYRLSWLTYHIAKRIALVKHLGLVNLVAGRGVVPELLQEEATADRLFEEAMSLLKDRERYRSMEQSFISIREQMGAPGASDRAAEVVLAECQA, from the coding sequence ATGTCTGCTCCCACCCTACTTATTGTCACTGGAGAAGCCTCGGGGGATTTACATGGGGCGAATTTGGCGAAGGCTTTAAAGGCCAGAGATCCCAACATTCGATTGTTGGGCGTGGGGGGGCAGCACATGCGTGCCGCGGGGGTGGAATTGCTTCAAGGCCTCAAACGATTAGATGCGGTTGGAGTGCCAGGTCCGGTGACCATTGGCAAGGGAATCTTCAATCTCTTTACCATGAAACGTTTTTTCAAGGAATTGAACTTGAATGGTGTCGTATTCGTGGATAACCCGTCCATGAATCTTCGGTTGGCGAGAATGGCGGCAAAGCTTGGGCATAGGGTGATTTATTATATCGCTCCACAAATTTGGGCTTGGGGCCGGCATCGAATTCATTTGATTAAACGAGTTGTCCGTCGCATGATTGTCATTCTGCCCTTTGAAGAAGCTATCTATCGAGATGCCGGAGTGCCTTGTGACTTTGTTGGACATCCTCTGCTCGACACACTCGCACTTCCCTATGACCGCCGATATGCACGAAAACAATTGGGCTTGCCCGAGGGTGGATTGATTATTGGAGTGCTGCCGGGCAGTCGTCTTTCCGAGGTGCAACCATTGCTCCCCGAAATGATTCAGGCAGTCAAAAAAATGAGAACGTTCGATCCTGATGTCCGGTGCGTCGTTGGTCAAGCGCAGTCGATTTCCAGTGACTGCCTCGAAGCCCTGATTGATCGTGAAAAATTGCCAGTTACGGTCGTGGCTAATCAGACGAATGAGGTGATGGCGGCGGCTGATCTGCTGCTTGTGGCTTCGGGTACTGCTACGCTTCAGGCGGCGTTGGTAGGGACGCCGATGATCATTACCTATCGATTATCCTGGCTGACCTATCATATTGCGAAACGCATCGCTTTGGTCAAGCACCTGGGCTTAGTAAATTTAGTCGCGGGTCGTGGGGTTGTTCCTGAGTTGCTTCAAGAGGAAGCTACGGCAGATCGATTGTTTGAAGAAGCCATGAGCCTCTTGAAAGATCGTGAGCGATATCGTTCCATGGAACAATCGTTTATCTCTATTCGTGAACAAATGGGTGCGCCTGGTGCTTCAGACCGTGCGGCGGAGGTGGTGTTAGCGGAATGTCAAGCCTAG
- a CDS encoding OmpH family outer membrane protein, with protein MMGVLLLSSGCMSSSPAIEKKTDAPLAIGVVDTQWLLKESKLGKQVTETLEAFMKDRQTLIELEQKELRNLESQLLRQGSVLSQSARQEREEQFRRRMGEYQQKVANMNQEVQGKQAQLFTEFRDNVDAVVEKLAKRLGLALVVEKGANTPTRYYEPSLDISKNVLEELNQRGP; from the coding sequence ATGATGGGGGTTCTGTTGCTGAGCAGTGGATGTATGTCATCTTCTCCTGCCATTGAGAAAAAGACTGATGCCCCACTGGCTATTGGTGTTGTGGATACCCAATGGTTGCTCAAAGAATCAAAGTTGGGAAAACAAGTCACTGAAACCCTTGAAGCCTTCATGAAAGATCGTCAAACCTTGATTGAGCTAGAGCAGAAAGAACTCAGAAACTTGGAAAGTCAGCTCTTGCGCCAAGGGAGTGTGTTAAGCCAATCCGCCCGACAGGAGCGTGAAGAACAATTTCGCCGAAGGATGGGGGAATATCAGCAGAAAGTGGCCAACATGAACCAGGAGGTTCAGGGCAAGCAAGCGCAACTCTTTACCGAATTTCGTGACAATGTTGATGCCGTCGTAGAAAAATTGGCCAAACGGCTTGGCTTAGCCCTTGTTGTAGAAAAAGGGGCAAATACTCCCACCCGGTATTATGAGCCAAGTTTAGATATTTCCAAGAATGTATTAGAGGAATTGAATCAGCGGGGCCCATAA
- the fabZ gene encoding 3-hydroxyacyl-ACP dehydratase FabZ gives MSEILLDNIDIQAILPHRYPFLLVDRVTELDMNEKAIGLKNVTINEPFFQGHFPGRPIFPGVLILEALAQLGGILAIRSAPGEAPPVVYLTGIDKAKFRKPVLPGDQLRLQVTVIKRRPPFWKMEGKAFVGDDLVCEAESTAMVTTRTEP, from the coding sequence ATGAGTGAGATCCTGTTAGATAACATTGATATTCAAGCTATTCTGCCACACCGATATCCGTTTTTATTGGTTGACCGGGTGACAGAATTAGATATGAATGAGAAGGCCATTGGCCTTAAGAATGTCACCATTAACGAGCCATTTTTTCAGGGCCACTTTCCAGGACGCCCTATTTTCCCCGGGGTGCTTATTCTCGAAGCTTTGGCTCAACTCGGCGGAATTTTAGCGATTCGCTCTGCACCAGGGGAGGCTCCGCCGGTTGTCTATTTGACGGGCATTGACAAGGCCAAATTTCGTAAGCCGGTGCTTCCCGGAGATCAGCTGCGTCTTCAAGTTACGGTGATAAAACGGCGACCTCCCTTTTGGAAAATGGAAGGCAAAGCGTTTGTTGGTGATGATTTGGTGTGTGAAGCTGAATCAACCGCCATGGTCACCACGAGAACCGAACCGTAA